A region of Vigna radiata var. radiata cultivar VC1973A chromosome 10, Vradiata_ver6, whole genome shotgun sequence DNA encodes the following proteins:
- the LOC106775049 gene encoding LOW QUALITY PROTEIN: L-ascorbate oxidase-like (The sequence of the model RefSeq protein was modified relative to this genomic sequence to represent the inferred CDS: inserted 1 base in 1 codon; added 8 bases not found in genome assembly) — translation MMRIMGLRAVFVWCVWLGLIELSVGGRVRHYKFDVEYIIKKPDCLEHVVMGINGQFPGPTIRAEVGDTLXIALTNKLFTEGTVIHWHGIRQVGTPWADGTAAISQCAINPGETFNYRFIVDRPGTYFYHGHYGMQRSAGLYGSLIVDLPKGQNEPFHYDGEFNLLLSDFWHTSSHEQEVGLSSKPLKWIGEPQTLLINGKGQFNCSLAAKFINTTLPECQFKGGEECAPQILHVEPNKTYRIRISSTTALASLNLAISNHKLVVVEADGNYVTPFAVDDVDIYSGESYSVLLRTDQDPKENYWLSIGVRGRKPNTPQGLTILNYKTISASVFPTSPPPVTPLWNDFQRSKAFTKKIIAKMGTPQPPKRSDRTIFLLNTQNRVDGFTKWSINNVSLTLPATPYLGSIKFKLNDAFDQTPPPVTYPQEYDIFNPPVNPNSTIGNGVYKFNLGEVVDVILQNANQLSGNGSEIHPWHLHGHDFWVLGYGEGKFKQGDEKKFNLTHAPLRNTAVIFPYGWTALRFKADNPGVWAFHCHIEPHLHMGMGVIFAEAVHKVGKIPREALTCGLTGKKLVENGRY, via the exons ATGATGAGAATAATGGGGTTGAGAGCAGTTTTTGTTTGGTGCGTATGGTTAGGGTTGATAGAGCTTTCAGTAGGAGGAAGGGTGAGGCACTACAAGTTTGATGTGGAGTACATCATCAAAAAACCAGATTGCTTAGAACACGTTGTGATGGGAATCAACGGCCAGTTTCCAGGGCCAACCATTAGGGCTGAAGTTGGTGACACTC ACATTGCTCTCACCAACAAGCTCTTCACTGAGGGAACTGTTATTCACTGGCATGGAATCAGACAG GTTGGAACTCCCTGGGCAGATGGAACTGCTGCAATTTCACAGTGTGCTATAAATCCTGGAGAAACTTTTAACTACAGGTTTATAGTTGACAGG CCTGGAACATACTTCTACCATGGACACTATGGTATGCAAAGATCAGCAGGGTTGTATGGTTCACTGATAGTCGATTTGCCAAAGGGACAAAACGAACCGTTTCACTATGATGGTGAGTTCAACCTTCTTCTGAGTGATTTCTGGCACACCAGCTCACATGAACAAGAAGTTGGCCTCTCCTCAAAACCATTAAAATGGATTGGTGAACCTcag acTTTGTTGATCAATGGGAAGGGACAATTCAATTGTTCTCTTGCAGCTAAATTCATAAACACCACTCTACCAGAGTGCCAATTTAAAGGTGGTGAAGAATGTGCCCCTCAAATTCTTCATGTGGAGCCAAACAAGACCTACAGAATCAGAATTTCCAGCACCACTGCCTTAGCTTCACTCAACTTAGCCATTTCG AATCACAAACTTGTTGTGGTGGAAGCTGATGGAAACTATGTAACACCATTTGCGGTTGATGATGTAGATATTTACTCTGGTGAAAGCTATTCAGTGCTCCTTCGTACAGATCAAGATCCAAAGGAAAACTATTGGCTTTCAATTGGAGTTAGAGGAAGAAAACCTAACACCCCACAAGGTTTAACCATTCTAAACTACAAGACAATTTCTGCTTCAGTTTTTCCAACTTCTCCACCACCTGTAACACCCCTTTGGAATGATTTCCAACGTAGCAAAGCATTCACTAAGAAAATCATAGCCAAGATGGGAACTCCACAACCTCCAAAACGTTCTGATCGTACAATTTTCCTTCTCAACACCCAAAATCGTGTTGATGGGTTCACCAAATGGTCCATTAACAATGTATCCCTAACATTGCCGGCAACCCCTTACTTGGGTTCCATCAAGTTCAAACTAAACGATGCTTTTGATCAAACACCTCCACCTGTGACCTACCCTCAAGAGTATGACATTTTCAACCCTCCTGTGAATCCTAACTCAACCATTGGCAATGGGGTGTACAAGTTCAACCTTGGTGAGGTTGTTGATGTGATACTACAAAATGCAAACCAATTGAGTGGAAATGGTAGTGAGATTCACCCTTGGCATTTGCATGGACATGACTTTTGGGTTTTGGGATATGGAGAAGGCAAATTCAAACAAGGTGATGAGAAGAAATTCAACTTGACACATGCACCATTGAGGAACACTGCTGTAATATTTCCATATGGATGGACTGCATTAAGGTTTAAGGCAGATAACCCAGGAGTTTGGGCCTTCCATTGCCACATTGAACCACATTTGCACATGGGAATGGGTGTGATTTTTGCTGAGGCTGTTCACAAAGTTGGAAAAATTCCAAGGGAAGCATTAACTTGTGGGCTTACNGGGAAGAAACTAGTAGAAAATGGAC